The following are encoded together in the Gemmatimonadota bacterium genome:
- a CDS encoding SusC/RagA family TonB-linked outer membrane protein produces MTASDVNEPLSDVRVIVLGTSVFTVTNAQGNFTLRGLPAGSYEVRVLRVGYQEQKKSVAVTASGPAVTLNFAMVRTVVQLQAVVTTATGEQRRVELGNSVATIDAAKTVESGSVKNMGDLLVAKAAGVQILPSNMTAGGSRVRIRGTSSLSLSNDPIYVIDGVRMTSTGGTGIGVGGTAPSRVNDINPEEIENIEVVKGPSAATLYGTDAANGVVVITTKRGRAGAARWSVYGEQGVIQDKNDYPTTYAILGHLPATPTVARRCWLYETALGTCIEDSTSALNLFKDKDLTPIKDGWRWQGGAQVSGGTDAVRYFVSGEYESEAGPLSIPDYDRRRFDSLQVRIYDYMNRPNVAIKGSYRANINITPNPKLDLGVTSNFIKLDQRLPQVDNNVNSFWYNGTVGYGYKNAGPNYTARGSLGQPLQGWNLFTPGDIFQYSTQQEVQRAINSATANWRPFSWLQNRADVGLDLSDRVDFQLCRFGECSDFGTNRLGRARDVRANIRNITINLGSTATWQYKPWLNFKTTGGAQYVNYGFKSSDAQGSTLPPGAETPGAGTIPSIVSGTTLTKTLGVFVEEQASLNDRLFLTAAVRTDQNSAFGTEFQRVYYPKGSLSWIISDEGFFPKLSWLSSLRLRSAYGASGVQPGPNDALRTFAVATTNIAGAEVAGLRSALLGNAALKPERTTELEFGTDARFFNDRVNLELTYYDKTSQDALIAQTIAPSAGSAATTVLANLGEVRNWGYEALLNAQLVSRRNFAWDATVSASRNSNELLTLGNDAAGKPIPPIIGTSTQQRPGYPAQRLLAARLQLQRCQQGRHHRPRRGHDRHRGDLPGLLAAAPRTHVRQRLRPVQPAPPHLVAHRPQERLQGAQLRTAVPLPAVAVVQGDVEPRRHAVRTGPRHRAAFQDAADHRRLHGRRDVHAHPRTLRHLQRGERLGAAPAQGAERGAGLRRAQPRGLHRLDRRRPGTELRRGQPAADAAHRRAAALLHVPRQPAVLTSKGRDLLNDYAHSASSWDRDRWSHDPQQHPRVQQLPGPPPGGPGPRRHQPGHGQLAGRRRSHARRRPLACPQHHRRRRRRLDARRAARRRMEVGRHLPAAQRDRPAHHPGQQRQRPDDDARDLSRTHQRPRSARHPQAVRPGDPRISGTDVLGDGIVGDHAGRGVLQRHTIRRRVQRRAGVRPTAHQPAGLSAGPGACR; encoded by the coding sequence GTGACCGCATCGGACGTGAACGAGCCGCTGTCCGACGTCCGGGTGATCGTGCTCGGAACCTCGGTCTTCACCGTCACCAACGCTCAGGGGAACTTCACCCTGCGCGGGCTGCCGGCCGGGAGCTATGAGGTGCGCGTCCTGCGGGTGGGCTACCAGGAGCAGAAGAAGTCGGTCGCGGTGACGGCGAGTGGTCCCGCGGTCACACTCAACTTCGCGATGGTGCGCACGGTGGTGCAGCTGCAAGCGGTGGTCACCACCGCTACGGGTGAACAGCGCCGCGTGGAGCTCGGGAACTCGGTCGCCACGATCGACGCCGCCAAGACGGTGGAGAGCGGGAGCGTGAAGAACATGGGCGACCTGCTGGTGGCCAAGGCCGCCGGCGTGCAGATCCTCCCGTCCAACATGACCGCCGGCGGGAGCCGCGTGCGCATTCGCGGCACCTCGTCGCTCTCGCTCAGCAACGACCCGATCTACGTGATCGACGGCGTGCGCATGACGAGCACCGGCGGGACGGGGATCGGGGTGGGCGGGACGGCGCCGAGCCGTGTCAACGACATCAATCCCGAGGAAATCGAGAACATCGAGGTCGTGAAGGGACCGTCAGCCGCAACGCTGTACGGCACCGACGCGGCCAACGGCGTGGTGGTGATCACCACCAAGCGCGGACGCGCCGGTGCCGCGCGATGGAGCGTGTACGGCGAGCAGGGGGTCATCCAGGACAAGAACGACTACCCCACCACCTACGCCATCCTTGGACACCTCCCGGCGACGCCCACGGTCGCGCGCCGGTGCTGGCTCTATGAGACCGCGCTCGGCACGTGCATCGAGGACAGCACGTCGGCCCTCAACCTGTTCAAGGACAAGGACCTCACCCCCATCAAGGATGGCTGGCGATGGCAGGGGGGTGCGCAGGTGTCGGGCGGCACCGACGCGGTGCGCTACTTCGTCAGCGGTGAATACGAGAGCGAGGCGGGGCCGCTCAGCATCCCCGACTACGATCGCCGCCGCTTCGACTCGCTGCAGGTGCGCATCTACGACTACATGAACCGCCCCAACGTGGCGATCAAGGGGTCGTACCGCGCCAACATCAACATCACCCCCAATCCCAAGCTCGACCTCGGGGTGACGTCCAACTTCATCAAGCTCGACCAGCGCCTGCCGCAGGTCGACAACAACGTCAACTCGTTCTGGTACAACGGCACGGTGGGCTACGGCTACAAGAACGCCGGCCCCAACTACACGGCGCGCGGCTCGTTAGGCCAGCCGCTGCAGGGATGGAACCTCTTCACCCCGGGCGACATCTTCCAGTACAGCACGCAGCAGGAAGTGCAGCGCGCCATCAACTCGGCCACCGCCAACTGGCGCCCCTTCTCCTGGCTGCAGAACCGCGCCGACGTCGGGCTCGACCTCTCCGACCGCGTCGACTTCCAGCTGTGCCGCTTTGGGGAATGCTCCGACTTCGGCACCAACCGCCTGGGGCGCGCCCGCGACGTTCGCGCCAATATCCGCAACATCACCATCAATCTTGGCTCCACCGCCACCTGGCAGTACAAGCCGTGGTTGAACTTCAAGACCACTGGCGGCGCGCAGTACGTCAACTACGGGTTCAAGTCGTCCGACGCGCAGGGCTCGACGTTGCCGCCAGGGGCCGAGACGCCCGGAGCCGGTACCATCCCCTCCATCGTGTCCGGCACGACGCTCACCAAGACGCTCGGCGTCTTTGTCGAGGAGCAGGCCTCGCTCAACGACCGCCTCTTCCTCACCGCCGCGGTGCGCACCGACCAGAACTCGGCCTTCGGCACCGAGTTCCAGCGCGTGTACTATCCCAAGGGGTCGCTGTCGTGGATCATCTCCGACGAGGGCTTCTTTCCCAAGCTGTCATGGCTGTCGTCGTTGCGCCTGCGGTCGGCGTACGGCGCCTCTGGCGTGCAGCCCGGCCCCAACGACGCATTGCGCACCTTTGCCGTTGCGACGACCAACATCGCGGGCGCCGAAGTCGCCGGCCTGCGCTCCGCCCTGCTCGGCAACGCCGCGCTCAAGCCCGAACGGACCACCGAGCTGGAGTTCGGCACCGACGCGCGCTTCTTCAACGATCGCGTCAACCTCGAACTCACCTACTACGACAAGACGTCGCAGGACGCGCTCATCGCCCAGACCATCGCCCCGTCGGCGGGGTCGGCGGCCACCACGGTGCTGGCCAACCTGGGTGAGGTGCGCAACTGGGGTTACGAGGCGCTGCTGAACGCGCAACTCGTCTCGCGTCGCAACTTCGCCTGGGACGCGACCGTCTCCGCCTCGCGCAACAGCAACGAGCTGCTGACGTTAGGCAACGATGCCGCGGGCAAGCCCATTCCCCCGATCATCGGGACGTCGACGCAGCAGCGCCCCGGCTATCCCGCTCAACGGCTACTGGCAGCGCGGCTTCAGCTACAACGATGCCAACAAGGACGGCATCATCGTCCCCGCCGAGGTCACGATCGACACCGCGGTGACCTTCCAGGGCTACTCGCAGCCGCGCCTCGAACTCACGTTCGTCAACGGCTTCGACCTGTTCAACCGGCGCCTCCGCATCTCGTCGCTCATCGACCACAAGAGCGGCTACAAGGTGCTCAACTCCGAACAGCAGTTCCTCTGCCAGCAGTCGCTGTCGTGCAAGGCGACGTCGAGCCACGACGCCACGCCGTACGAACAGGCCCGCGCCATCGCGCAGCGTTTCAAGACGCCGCAGACCACCGCCGGCTACATGGAAGACGTGACGTTCACGCGCATCCGCGAACTCTCCGCCACCTACAACGTGGAGAGCGCCTGGGCGCAGCGCCTGCTCAAGGCGCAGAGCGTGGGGCTGGTCTTCGCCGTGCGCAACCTCGCGGTCTTCACCGACTGGACCGGCGTCGACCCGGAACAGAACTACGGCGAGGCCAACCTGCAGCAGACGCTGCTCACCGCCGGGCCGCCGCGCTACTTCACGTTCCGCGTCAACCTGCGGTACTAACCTCCAAAGGCCGAGACCTTCTCAATGACTACGCACACTCTGCGTCCTCGTGGGATCGTGACCGTTGGAGTCATGATCCTCAGCAGCACCCTCGGGTGCAGCAACTTCCAGGACCGCCTCCTGGCGGCCCCGGACCCCGACGTCATCAACCCGGCCACGGTCAACTCGCCGGCCGCCGCCGAAGCCATGCGCGTCGGCGCCCTCTCGCGTGTCCGCAACATCACCGCCGGCGGCGAAGGCGCCTGGATGCTCGGCGGGCTGCTCGTCGACGAATGGAAGTCGGGCGACACCTTCCTGCAGCGCAACGAGACCGACCAGCGCATCATCCAGGACAACAACGCCAACGTCCAGACGATGATGCGCGAGATTTATCGCGTACGCACCAGCGCCCGCGAAGCGCTCGCCACCCTCAAGCAGTACGTCCCGGGGACCCCCGCATATCAGGGACAGATGTACTGGGCGATGGCATTGTCGGAGATCACGCTGGCCGAGGCGTTCTGCAACGGCACACCATTAGGCGACGCGTCCAGCGGCGCGCCGGAGTACGGCCCACCGCTCACCAACCAGCAGGTCTTTCAGCTGGCCCTGGCGCATGCCGATAG
- a CDS encoding carboxypeptidase regulatory-like domain-containing protein: MNGPRRTALLVAGALALVAGGLPAQQRTPPKKAPVKAPAKTPASKKADSATVAPKADTTPPPPRVPIGSITGTVFDSLHGIPLEAATVSIEGTDRLSLTTVKGIFRLDSIPPGTHRLKVDHIVLDSLGIAMLTAPFDIKDGDASAMQLSIPSAATLVEVSCPPARRNLGPGAVIGRLLDADTDQPVEGARVSVAWLEMSLNAGLRKIPRVREALSGGDGVYRICGLPANFEGTLQAIMKGVTTSEVRVKAEGTPLVVQGLKIGNANTVVASNDSAALRRQKEAATGPTFSAARLQTGNAVLTGRVINASGGPVVGARVDVIGTPGATLTKENGEFMIANLPSGTQSVVVRQIGFAPEERSVDLSTRAPAKVNVTMARPATVLNTIVVKADREVGLERIGFTQRKKVGGGYHLDGDDIMKRAPNMLTDLFRSIPGLRVVPSGNGMDYTVESSRQVSGSCVKYFVDGAPFEAVFPGDVDRILPPNEIAAVEVYNGISVPAQFQAAGQSSCAAIVLWSKTRVDRPPGRK; the protein is encoded by the coding sequence TTGAACGGTCCACGCCGCACCGCGCTGCTCGTCGCTGGCGCGCTCGCCCTTGTGGCGGGTGGCCTCCCGGCGCAGCAGCGCACGCCGCCGAAAAAGGCGCCAGTCAAGGCGCCCGCCAAGACGCCGGCGAGCAAGAAGGCTGACAGCGCCACCGTCGCACCAAAGGCCGACACCACCCCGCCGCCTCCGCGTGTCCCGATCGGCTCCATCACGGGAACCGTCTTCGACTCGTTGCACGGCATTCCGCTCGAGGCGGCCACGGTGAGCATCGAGGGGACCGACCGCCTCTCGCTCACCACGGTGAAGGGGATCTTCCGGCTCGACAGCATCCCGCCGGGAACGCATCGCCTCAAGGTCGATCACATCGTCCTCGATTCGCTGGGCATCGCGATGCTCACCGCACCGTTCGACATCAAGGATGGCGACGCCAGCGCGATGCAGCTGTCGATCCCGTCGGCGGCGACGCTCGTGGAGGTCTCGTGTCCGCCGGCGAGGCGGAACCTCGGCCCCGGCGCCGTGATCGGGCGGCTGCTCGACGCCGACACCGACCAGCCGGTCGAAGGGGCACGCGTCTCGGTGGCGTGGCTGGAGATGTCGCTCAATGCGGGGCTCCGGAAGATCCCCCGTGTGCGCGAGGCGCTGAGCGGCGGCGATGGCGTGTACCGCATCTGCGGGCTCCCGGCCAACTTCGAGGGGACGCTTCAGGCGATCATGAAGGGGGTCACCACCTCCGAAGTGCGCGTGAAGGCCGAGGGGACGCCGCTCGTGGTGCAGGGGCTCAAGATCGGGAACGCCAATACGGTCGTGGCATCGAACGACAGCGCCGCGCTGCGTCGCCAGAAGGAAGCGGCGACCGGCCCCACCTTCTCGGCCGCCCGCCTCCAGACCGGCAACGCGGTCCTGACCGGGCGAGTCATCAATGCCAGCGGAGGCCCCGTGGTCGGCGCGCGCGTCGACGTGATCGGTACCCCCGGGGCCACCCTGACCAAGGAGAACGGCGAGTTCATGATCGCCAACCTCCCCTCAGGTACCCAGTCGGTCGTGGTGCGCCAGATCGGCTTCGCCCCCGAGGAGCGTTCGGTCGATCTCTCGACGCGCGCGCCGGCCAAGGTCAATGTCACCATGGCGCGTCCCGCCACGGTGCTCAACACGATCGTCGTCAAGGCGGACCGTGAGGTCGGGCTGGAGCGCATCGGCTTCACGCAGCGCAAGAAGGTCGGTGGGGGTTATCACCTGGACGGCGACGACATCATGAAGCGCGCGCCGAACATGCTCACCGATCTGTTCCGCTCGATTCCGGGGTTGCGCGTGGTCCCCTCGGGGAACGGCATGGACTACACGGTGGAGAGCTCGCGGCAGGTGTCGGGGAGCTGCGTGAAGTACTTCGTCGACGGCGCACCGTTCGAGGCCGTCTTCCCTGGCGACGTCGATCGCATCCTCCCGCCCAACGAGATCGCGGCGGTCGAGGTCTACAATGGGATCTCGGTCCCTGCGCAGTTCCAGGCCGCTGGACAGAGCTCCTGCGCCGCCATCGTGCTCTGGAGCAAGACGCGAGTGGACCGGCCACCCGGTCGCAAGTAA
- a CDS encoding diguanylate cyclase — MSAADPTTPDLEALLDQGRLAELRGQTQSARDLYERALHSLVPGTPAWTIARLLLGIGRTHLANRNLGAALDCVEAVIALPEESGMDVAIAEAHELRGRIRWREGQLGAAAEDFTDSRHRARLAGRPALAALGATHLADLALLRGDSAEAIALAEMAVTEYRSGGDEALAGLTAARLATLYADAKRWNAAEQAFAAAAASATQRRDEHLLAILELARAEMALDRANVERAQASAERALDLARRLDDVALIARALTLNGVVARELGDHARAERLLEQGDRQAQELDDLLLIAETARERADLLARDDRHAEALGALNRAYRALAQLRVRGADGDATRRLRRLDDGFIDVVRRWAQRIESKDHATAGHCDRVADLTCEIARRMGVEAHALVWYRVGAYLHDIGKLEVPPAILNKAGRLSAEEWAIVKRHPAAGAAMLRGVDFPWEVRPIVESHHECWDGSGYPHGLAGEEIPLAARIFTVADVYDALVSRRSFKAALSHHEALDVMRRDVGRQFDPAVFKVFEEVVRDGIAIPGITSAAALPARVETREPPLLDDALTSVADRASWTQRAARLLGARQGNAQPVALLLLDIDHFSRVNATYGRLQGDDLLWAVAKVLQRGLRTGDLIGRRGSDEFVILLPATTSEVALEIAERLREACARLRCARRDAPEEEIAISVSVAVASAPQDGETVEGLLAATDRALYRAKRDGRDRVVVADQADAHAARARLDFDAFVAREDELRTLVGQLDLASRGDARLVSLVGEEGIGKTALVRHLEPEIRLRAGTLLTAQCLDGDQSAPYAPWTDIVARLHSMGMLALEEWRALPQIIPDIPPPRDGDDWALTPSLLQEEIVRAVRRVARDRLLVLVFEDMQWADAASWAVLDILMGAVDAERLFIVVTLRPDEARSAADWRRRLTQRARASQLSLRRFTLDELRRWAQVVFRDADPGDEFPRILHEYTEGIPLNVVHVLHAFAEAGGIWYGGTRWEWRPLTGGAIPPGIAFILERRLQRLSPAARLILTTAAVLGAPFDLELLLATANAPEQQVTAALDEASSAGVIVRDAAREGQFSFTHALLADAITRNLPERQRQRIHEVAARLLELRAPSSVDAIAGHYHAAGLDTDAYRYALMAAERAAAGFAHDAALDALQVAQRHAPSARNLAELRVRLATTAFDAGRYAAAETWCDLALEWMGEGDAPDAALAVRNLRERIRVHRGKPPLRAIQELRTLLVDAPGGDSTMRAGVQLAASALAASVADWHLTTTLARKAIEIAGIRGSLSQRAEAHRLMALGRYDSAPGEAFAFAREAIADGTAAGDRAVTALARLTLGELYLRAGHLPHAEESLGEALDAARGAHAAPLAACVSRALGELRARQGNFGESTQWLGDAERIFTALGDAPEQMRTTLVAAHAAREQRERQRAHALYDTAATAARTLDIAWAEMTALAGAALTNGGPTSPTAQARWQRANELIAGATPDWWFPGRELVDAVALQTALGAGHSGAAFDHFARALRRFEAVDPYAGAWLVAECANGLEQAGLPAIAVTRRLASERAQALAFGPLLDRLADTIT; from the coding sequence ATGTCCGCCGCCGACCCCACGACGCCCGATCTCGAGGCGCTCCTCGACCAGGGGCGTCTCGCGGAGCTGCGCGGCCAGACCCAATCGGCGCGTGACTTGTACGAACGGGCGCTGCACTCGCTCGTCCCGGGAACGCCGGCGTGGACCATCGCCCGCCTCCTGCTCGGCATCGGGCGTACGCACCTCGCCAATCGCAACCTCGGGGCAGCGCTCGATTGCGTCGAGGCGGTCATCGCCCTCCCCGAGGAATCGGGGATGGACGTCGCGATCGCCGAGGCGCACGAGCTGCGCGGACGCATCCGGTGGCGCGAGGGACAGCTCGGCGCCGCGGCGGAGGACTTCACCGACTCGCGCCATCGCGCCCGCCTCGCCGGCCGGCCAGCCCTCGCAGCGTTAGGCGCGACCCACCTGGCCGACCTCGCCCTCCTGCGCGGCGACAGCGCCGAAGCCATCGCCCTCGCCGAGATGGCCGTGACCGAGTACCGCTCGGGGGGCGACGAGGCGCTCGCTGGCCTCACCGCCGCGCGCCTCGCCACGCTCTACGCCGACGCCAAGCGCTGGAACGCCGCCGAGCAGGCCTTTGCCGCCGCCGCCGCGTCGGCCACCCAGCGGCGCGACGAGCACCTGCTGGCGATCCTCGAGCTGGCGCGCGCCGAGATGGCGCTCGACCGCGCCAACGTCGAACGCGCCCAGGCCTCCGCCGAGCGCGCGCTCGATCTCGCCCGTCGCCTCGACGACGTCGCCCTCATCGCACGCGCCCTCACCCTCAACGGGGTCGTGGCCCGAGAGCTCGGGGACCACGCACGCGCCGAACGACTCCTCGAGCAGGGCGACCGTCAGGCACAGGAACTCGACGACCTCCTGCTCATCGCCGAGACCGCCCGCGAGCGCGCCGACCTCCTCGCCCGCGACGACCGCCACGCCGAGGCGCTGGGCGCGCTCAATCGTGCGTATCGCGCCCTCGCCCAGCTCCGCGTGCGCGGCGCCGATGGTGACGCGACCCGGCGCCTCCGCCGCCTGGACGACGGCTTCATCGACGTGGTACGCCGCTGGGCGCAGCGCATCGAGTCCAAGGACCACGCCACCGCCGGACACTGCGACCGCGTCGCCGACCTCACCTGCGAGATCGCCCGGCGCATGGGGGTCGAGGCGCACGCCCTGGTCTGGTACCGCGTCGGCGCCTACCTGCACGACATCGGCAAGCTCGAGGTCCCCCCCGCGATCCTGAACAAGGCCGGGCGACTGAGCGCCGAAGAATGGGCGATCGTCAAGCGACACCCGGCCGCCGGCGCCGCCATGCTGCGCGGCGTCGACTTCCCCTGGGAAGTGCGCCCGATCGTCGAATCGCACCACGAGTGCTGGGATGGCTCCGGCTACCCGCACGGCCTGGCCGGCGAGGAGATCCCGTTGGCGGCGCGCATCTTCACCGTCGCCGACGTCTACGACGCCCTCGTCTCTCGCCGCTCGTTCAAGGCGGCCCTCTCGCATCACGAAGCCCTCGACGTGATGCGTCGCGACGTGGGGCGGCAGTTCGACCCCGCCGTCTTCAAGGTCTTCGAGGAGGTCGTGCGCGATGGGATCGCGATCCCCGGGATCACCTCCGCCGCCGCGCTCCCCGCGCGCGTGGAGACGCGCGAGCCCCCGCTCCTCGACGACGCCCTCACCTCGGTCGCCGACCGCGCCTCGTGGACGCAGCGCGCCGCCCGCCTCCTGGGCGCGCGCCAGGGAAACGCGCAGCCGGTCGCGCTGCTGCTCCTCGACATCGACCACTTCTCGCGCGTCAATGCGACCTACGGGCGGCTGCAAGGCGACGACCTGCTGTGGGCGGTGGCCAAGGTGCTGCAGCGCGGACTGCGCACGGGCGACCTGATCGGGCGACGCGGCAGCGACGAGTTTGTCATCCTCCTGCCGGCCACCACCTCCGAGGTCGCGCTGGAGATCGCCGAGCGACTGCGCGAGGCCTGTGCGCGCCTGCGGTGCGCCCGGCGGGACGCCCCCGAGGAGGAGATCGCCATCTCGGTCTCCGTCGCGGTGGCCAGCGCCCCGCAGGACGGCGAGACCGTCGAGGGACTGCTCGCCGCCACCGACCGCGCCCTGTATCGCGCCAAGCGCGACGGGCGCGATCGCGTGGTGGTGGCCGACCAGGCCGACGCGCACGCCGCGCGCGCGCGCCTCGACTTCGATGCCTTCGTCGCCCGCGAGGACGAACTGCGCACCCTCGTGGGGCAGCTCGACCTGGCCAGTCGCGGCGACGCGCGCCTGGTCTCCCTCGTAGGCGAAGAAGGGATCGGGAAGACGGCCCTCGTCAGGCACCTCGAGCCCGAAATCCGCCTGCGCGCCGGGACGCTGCTCACCGCCCAGTGCCTCGACGGCGACCAGTCGGCCCCCTACGCCCCCTGGACCGACATCGTCGCGCGCCTGCACAGCATGGGGATGCTGGCACTCGAGGAGTGGCGCGCACTCCCGCAGATCATCCCCGACATTCCGCCGCCGCGCGACGGCGACGACTGGGCGCTCACTCCCTCGCTGCTCCAGGAGGAGATCGTGCGTGCGGTGCGTCGGGTCGCGCGCGACCGCCTCCTCGTCCTCGTCTTCGAGGACATGCAGTGGGCCGACGCCGCCAGCTGGGCCGTGCTCGACATCCTCATGGGGGCGGTCGACGCCGAGCGGCTCTTCATCGTCGTCACGCTGCGCCCCGACGAGGCGCGCAGCGCAGCAGACTGGCGCCGCCGCCTCACGCAGCGCGCGCGCGCCAGCCAGCTCTCGCTCCGGCGCTTCACCTTGGACGAGCTGCGCCGCTGGGCGCAGGTCGTCTTCCGCGATGCGGATCCGGGCGACGAGTTTCCCCGCATCCTGCACGAGTACACCGAGGGGATCCCGCTCAACGTCGTCCATGTCCTGCACGCCTTTGCCGAGGCGGGGGGGATCTGGTACGGCGGCACGCGCTGGGAGTGGCGCCCGCTCACCGGCGGGGCCATCCCGCCCGGTATCGCCTTCATTCTCGAACGGCGGCTGCAACGGCTCTCGCCCGCGGCGCGGCTGATCCTCACCACCGCCGCGGTCCTCGGCGCCCCCTTCGACCTCGAGTTGCTCCTGGCGACCGCCAACGCCCCGGAGCAGCAGGTCACCGCGGCGCTCGATGAAGCGAGCAGCGCCGGCGTCATCGTGCGCGATGCGGCGCGCGAGGGACAGTTCAGCTTCACGCACGCCCTGCTCGCCGACGCCATCACCCGGAACCTCCCGGAGCGTCAGCGGCAGCGCATCCACGAGGTCGCGGCGCGCCTGCTGGAGCTGCGTGCCCCGTCGTCGGTGGACGCCATCGCCGGGCACTACCACGCCGCCGGCCTCGATACCGACGCCTATCGCTATGCCCTGATGGCGGCCGAGCGCGCCGCCGCCGGCTTCGCGCACGACGCCGCCCTCGACGCATTGCAGGTCGCGCAGCGCCACGCCCCGTCCGCCCGCAACCTCGCGGAGCTGCGCGTGCGCCTGGCGACCACCGCCTTCGACGCCGGCCGATACGCTGCCGCCGAAACCTGGTGCGACCTCGCGCTCGAGTGGATGGGCGAGGGCGACGCCCCCGATGCAGCGCTCGCCGTGCGCAACCTGCGCGAGCGCATCCGCGTGCACCGGGGCAAGCCACCGCTGCGCGCCATTCAGGAGCTGCGCACCCTCCTTGTCGACGCCCCCGGGGGCGACTCGACGATGCGCGCCGGCGTGCAGCTGGCGGCGTCGGCACTGGCCGCGTCGGTCGCCGACTGGCATCTCACCACCACCCTCGCCCGCAAGGCGATCGAGATCGCCGGCATCCGCGGGTCGCTGTCGCAGCGCGCCGAGGCCCACCGGCTCATGGCCCTCGGGCGCTATGACTCGGCCCCGGGCGAGGCCTTCGCCTTCGCGCGCGAGGCCATCGCCGACGGCACCGCCGCTGGCGATCGCGCGGTGACCGCCCTCGCCCGCCTCACCTTGGGCGAACTGTACCTGCGCGCCGGCCACCTCCCGCACGCCGAGGAGTCACTGGGCGAAGCGCTCGACGCGGCGCGAGGCGCCCATGCGGCCCCGCTCGCCGCGTGCGTCTCCCGCGCCCTCGGCGAACTGCGCGCACGACAGGGGAACTTCGGGGAATCGACGCAGTGGCTCGGCGACGCCGAACGCATCTTCACTGCGCTCGGCGACGCCCCCGAACAGATGCGCACCACCCTCGTCGCCGCGCACGCCGCTCGCGAGCAGCGCGAACGCCAGCGTGCCCACGCCCTGTACGACACCGCCGCGACCGCGGCGCGCACCCTGGATATCGCCTGGGCGGAGATGACCGCGCTGGCCGGTGCGGCGCTCACTAACGGCGGCCCCACCTCGCCCACGGCGCAGGCGCGCTGGCAGCGTGCCAACGAACTGATCGCCGGTGCCACCCCCGACTGGTGGTTCCCCGGTCGTGAACTCGTGGATGCGGTCGCACTGCAGACGGCACTTGGCGCGGGACATAGTGGCGCCGCCTTCGATCACTTCGCCCGCGCGCTGCGACGCTTCGAGGCCGTCGACCCCTATGCGGGGGCCTGGCTGGTCGCGGAATGCGCCAACGGCCTGGAGCAGGCGGGGCTGCCGGCGATCGCCGTCACGCGGCGCCTCGCCAGCGAGCGAGCGCAGGCATTGGCCTTCGGTCCACTTCTCGATCGTCTCGCCGACACGATCACGTAG
- a CDS encoding cation transporter → MQTAQLGLLINTGLALVKFVAGILGNSYALIADAVESTSDILSSAIVWGGIRIASREADDDFPFGYGKAEALAGAIVALMLLAASVGISIEAIREIHTPHHAPAPFTLIVLVAVVLVKETLFRRVFRVGEEEESIAVKSDAWHHRSDAITSVAAFIGISIALWKGEGWESADDWAALVAALVIAINALILLRPAVFDLMDRAPEPDIVERVRLAALAVPDVMAIEKLKVRRAGTGLYVDLHVQSDPNLSLHAAHIVSGKVKSAIRGSVGRVHGVLIHMEPFEGKLRKT, encoded by the coding sequence ATTCAGACCGCCCAACTCGGCCTGCTGATCAACACCGGGTTGGCGCTGGTGAAGTTCGTCGCGGGCATCCTGGGCAACTCCTACGCCCTCATCGCCGACGCGGTCGAGTCGACCTCGGACATCCTCTCCTCGGCGATCGTCTGGGGCGGGATTCGCATCGCGTCACGCGAGGCCGACGACGACTTCCCCTTCGGCTACGGCAAGGCCGAAGCATTGGCCGGCGCCATCGTCGCGCTCATGCTCCTGGCCGCGTCGGTGGGGATCTCGATCGAGGCCATCCGGGAGATCCACACCCCCCATCACGCCCCGGCCCCCTTTACCCTGATCGTCCTCGTCGCCGTGGTGCTGGTGAAGGAGACGCTCTTCCGGCGCGTTTTTCGGGTTGGCGAGGAGGAGGAAAGCATCGCAGTAAAGAGCGACGCATGGCACCATCGAAGCGACGCCATTACGTCAGTAGCGGCATTCATTGGGATTAGCATCGCGCTCTGGAAGGGAGAAGGATGGGAGTCGGCCGACGACTGGGCCGCGCTGGTCGCGGCGCTCGTCATCGCGATCAACGCGCTTATCCTCCTGCGCCCCGCCGTCTTCGACCTCATGGACCGCGCGCCGGAGCCGGACATCGTCGAGCGAGTTCGTCTCGCGGCGCTCGCCGTTCCTGACGTGATGGCCATCGAGAAGCTCAAGGTGCGCCGAGCCGGGACGGGGCTGTATGTCGACCTCCACGTGCAATCCGATCCCAACCTCTCGCTGCACGCCGCGCATATCGTGAGTGGCAAGGTGAAGAGCGCGATTCGTGGTTCAGTCGGTCGGGTGCACGGGGTGCTGATCCACATGGAACCGTTCGAAGGGAAGCTCCGGAAAACGTGA